From the uncultured Trichococcus sp. genome, one window contains:
- a CDS encoding metal-dependent transcriptional regulator has translation MTPHKEDYLKVIMELGGDKQLVNNKQIGQALSVSAASVTEMSVKLLKDGLISHIPYQGVQITEKGQLIANKLIRKHRLWEVFLSEKLDFNWDEVHDEAELLEHVSSDRLIDSLDAYLGFPKYDPHGGVIPDKEGRIEVYESKPLIELEAGSRFIIREVDDNQEFLAYLLNKDVKLSVPYLLTNVEPYEGPYTFEAQNHQTYQISFKAASKIYVQ, from the coding sequence GTGGGGACAAACAGCTTGTCAACAATAAGCAGATCGGGCAGGCTTTATCTGTATCTGCCGCTTCCGTGACCGAAATGTCAGTCAAACTGCTCAAGGATGGCCTGATCAGCCACATCCCGTACCAAGGGGTGCAAATCACCGAAAAAGGCCAATTGATCGCAAACAAGCTGATCCGGAAACATCGACTTTGGGAAGTGTTCCTCTCGGAAAAATTGGATTTCAACTGGGATGAAGTACATGATGAAGCGGAACTGTTGGAGCATGTCTCATCGGATCGGTTGATCGACAGTTTGGATGCCTATCTAGGTTTTCCTAAATATGATCCGCATGGGGGCGTGATACCCGACAAAGAGGGCCGGATCGAAGTTTATGAGAGTAAACCTCTGATTGAACTGGAAGCGGGCAGCCGCTTCATCATCAGGGAAGTTGATGACAATCAGGAATTTCTGGCGTATCTGCTCAACAAGGACGTAAAGTTAAGCGTGCCGTATCTGCTGACAAACGTGGAGCCGTACGAAGGCCCGTATACTTTTGAGGCGCAGAATCACCAGACTTACCAAATCAGCTTCAAAGCGGCAAGCAAAATTTATGTGCAATGA